TTGGAACATGGAAAAGATAACAACTTTGAGGAAGATCCCCACTTTTTAGAACGAAGAGTATACGGAAGTGTAAACTTCTCTATCTTCTCTAAAGCAACGGACTGAGCACGCGAACCACAGACTCTTTCACTTTCTGGCGCCAAGGTCGCTTTTCCCAGTTTTTAAGATAAACAGAAATGCAGTCGCGCTGATCCAGAAGAAAGATTTCTTTCATGCGCAGTGCTGTTGGTTCATCATACATAAATGCGTTCACTTCGAAGTTATGCTCAAAACTCCGAAAATCCATATTGGTAGATCCCACAGTACACAGCGCATCATCCGAAACCATCAGTTTGGAGTGAAGGAAACCTTTTTGATAAAAGAATACCTTCACACCAGCCCTTAGTATATCTTTCAGGTAAGAACGGGAAGCCAGGTGCGTAATTGTAGCATCGGCATGTTCAGGAAGCATAATGCGTATATCCACACCTGCCAGAGCTGCTGTTTGCAACGCAGCAAGAAGAGGTTCTGTTGGTAAGAAATAAGGTGTTTGAATATAGAAATACTTTTTAGCACTGTTAATAGCCAGGCATAAACCTTGCATAATTTCTTTCCATTCGGCTGTTGGTTCACTTGTTACAATCTGAACAAGAGATTCTCCGACAGAATCCAAGGCCGGGAAAAATCTAGATGAAGTAAGCAATGTCTGATCTACAAAGTACCAATCCAGTAAAAAAGTGGTTTGAAGTCCATGAACAGCCTTTCCTTTAATCATCACATGGGTATCTCTCCAGATTCCCCAATCAAATCCCCGTATATATCTCACGGCAATATTCATTCCGCCAACGAATCCCAGGCAACCATCAATCACAACTATCTTGCGGTGGTTGCGGTAATTCACTTTACTTGTAAAAACAGGAAAACGAACTTTCAGGAAGGCTCTGACTTCAATACCGGCCTCAATCATCTCTTCAAAGAAACGGTTAGGCACATGCCAGCAACCCACATCATCATATATCAGGCGAACCTCTACCCCTTCACGGGCTTTGTCTATAAGTACATCACGCACGAGCCTGCCCACTGGGTCATTCTCAAAAATATAGTATTCCATGTGAATGTGATGCTTTGCCTGCATCAGCTCTCTGATAAGAGCCTGTAATTTTGAGTAACCGTCTGTAAAGATCTCCACTTCGTTACCTTCGAAAGGCAGAGCCTGATTGGTATTCCGGAAAAGTTGGGCAACCTGATACTGGTCGGCAGGTAATTCGTACGATTCCTGAGCCACAAACTCAGCCATCGGCTTTTTCATTAAGCGATTATAGCTTTTTTTACTGATAATTCTTTCGCGACGGGTACTTCGCCCGAAAAAGAAATAGAAGACTAAACCAACAAAAGGAAGGAAAGTAAGGATAAGAACCCATGCCATAGTCTTTACCGGGTTGCGATTATCGAGAATGACAAGAATCACCATTCCGATAATCACACCAAAGTAAAGTATATTATAGATTACTGAAAAAAGATCATTAAATATGCTACTCCAATCCATACTAATCAACTTCTAGTTTGATGAATAGCAAAAATATACAAAAATAAATAAACTACGGCATATCTAATGAAAAGAATAAGATATTACATCATTCCGCCGGGGCCACCACCAGGGCCAAATCCGCCACCACCATATCCGCCTCGTCTTTCACGTGGTCCATCACTCGGTCCATGGTCATCAGGGCCAAAGCGTCTTGACCTTGGAGCCTTTCCACCAAGAGTATTGAAGCGATACACAAAGTGAACCATAAAGTAGCTACCCAATGTGTTATATTCAATATCCTGCATCATCGTTTCTGAAATGGTACGACTCAGGTTACTCTGTTGGTGAAGAATATCATATATCTTGAAACGTATCGTAGCATTGTTTTTTGCCAGGAAGTTTTTAGATAATTGCGCATTCCAAAGAATTTCATTTTTCTGAAGAGCATCAGAATATCCTCTCTTAATATTATAATTCACATCAGAAGAGAGGAAGATACTCCATGGCAGATTTATATTTGTGTTTGCACCAAATAAGTAATTAAACGTCTCACGATTACTTTTTTGGACATTATTCTTTGCCAAAGAATAATTGATTGCTCCGTTTAAACTGAAATCAAAAAGGTCTGATCGGTAATTACCAGTCATCCTTTGACCAAGATTCAAATTATGCGTTGTGCTTTTTTGTGGATTACTTACATTATTCAGACTGGTAAAACTAACAGCATCACTATAAGAAGCATTAGAAAATGTGCTCAGTGTAAATTTCTTGTTGGGAAATGGAGTATTAAAAGATAAGAATCCTTGCGTATTCCAGTTTCCATTTACATTTACCAGATTTGAGATCCAAGCACCAGTATTCTCATTATATGTCCTTTTACTGGCAACGCTATTCAATGTATTGTTAAAGGAAAGATTCATCATTACACTCCGTTGACTTTCCTGCATATAGTTATTAAAGAACAACATAAAACGGTTACTGTAAGACGGTTTTAAGTCTGGATTACCATTTCTTATATTCAGCAGATCTGTGTTATCAATCACAGCCTGAAGGTTGTTTATATCCGGAGCAGAACTTCTTCCACGGTACATAATACGAAGCTGTTCCTGTTTCGAGAAACGATAATGAAAATCAAACGTTGGTGAGAAGTTAAGAACATTCTGAGATATATCCTTTCCCTTGTTCGGGCCAACAGTTGTATTACTCTTTGACGTCTGAGGTTCAAGACTAAAGCCGATATTATACATATACTTAGTACGTATCGTTCTCAATGAAAGCTCAAATTGATGAGTCATATAACGATTACTCAGAGAATTACTTAACAAGTCAACATAATCACTATTATAATTCTTGTTATCGAAAGCAGTTTCATAAGGATAATCGTCCATAGCATTATAAGCATACTTATCAGAAGCAGAATAACTATTTTGGAAGCTATATCTCAATTGAAGGAAACGTTTATTAAAAACAGGTTCAACATAAACCATTTGCAATTTGTAATTATAACTATTACCATTATTATCAATATATTGATCTCTATGGTCTCCCAGACTTGCACTATCGTTTTTATAAAAATACGTATCAGAATAAGAATAGTTATCCGAGTTACTCTTATTATACCCTGACTCAGCTCGCAAAGTTATGCTACGGCCTTTGTTATTCAGCTTTCTGTTAATCTGAATATTACCTCCTAAAGACATATTATTGGATATACCGTCAGATTTCGATTTTCTATCATTTACAGATGCATGGCTATTATTAAAAGTAGCAGACACACCATTGCTAAAACTATTTGTATGTGAATAAGATATATTTGGGCGGAATATGATATTTGTTAATGTATCAGGTCGCCATTCCAAACGAAAATCGCCATTCACATCATCTCTAAAACGTCTTGAAGCGTTTTCTGCAGTACCAAAAGAAGAACTCTGACCTAAGAAGTTCTCAGTAGAACTTTTCATTCTTGCGTCCTTATCTGATTTGCCATATTTAATATTTCCACCAACTTCCAGTTTGTCTGTACTTTTAGCAAAGTTCATTCCAATCGATTTTGAAGCATTAATACCCGATCCGGCATTACCACTCATCCCCTGACCGGCATCACCGAATTCAGAGAAGCCCTGATTATTTGTATTATTGGCTGATCCAACAACTGTAAACTGAGAATTATCCTTAAACTGACTTGCCATTGCTCCGGTTTCATACCTATTTTGGCTACCTGTACCTGCAATAAGGTTACCAATTAGCCCCTTTTTCATTCCCTTCTTTACAGTCAAATCAAGAACAGTTTCTTCATCTCCATCATCAATCCCTGTAATTCTGGCAAGATCAGACTTTTTATCATAGGCTTTCACATTTTCAATCATATTAACAGGCAAATTCTTCATAGCCACTTTAGGGTCAGAACTAAAGAATTCTTTTCCATCCACCATTATCTTCTTGATTTGTTTTCCATTGACAGTGATTGATCCGTCAGTGCCAACTTCTGCACCCGGAATCTTCTTTACTAAATCCTCAAGCATTGAACCCTCCGGCACACGATATGCCGAAGCATTGTAAACCATTGTATCTTCCTTAACCGTCACAGGAGGAGCCTCGGCAGTAACAGTTGCACCTTTCAGCATTACAGCATCAGGTTTCATTGGAACCTCACCAAAGTTAACAGACGGTTTAGCAGATGTAATCTGAAAAGACTTAGTCAACGGAGCATAACCAATGAATGAGATTTTCATCACATAGCGTCCTTTTGTCAGACTTGCAATGGCAAAAGACCCGTCCTTCTTACTAGAAACTCCGGTTACAAAAGAGCTGTCCGGTAAAGATAGCACGCGAATAGCCGCTTGTTCAACCGGAGTTTTAGTCGTGTTGTCAATAACCTTTCCTGTTACCAAAGCACGATTCGTTTGTGCTTCCAGAGAAAGGATGCTGAATAAGCACAGCATCAATAATGTCAGTTTGTGTTTCATTTATTATTCTATAATATAAATTGTTTGCTTATTTATGACAAGAAAAGCCGTGAAAGGTTTAATCTAAAAACACATAGAAATCAATGTAAATAATTAAAAGGTTTTGCATTTCAACGTTTTTAGCGTAAGTTTGCAACTAAATAAGAAGAAAAATCAACTCATTTAACACCCAAGGATATGAATAAACAAGAGGTAATTCTTTGCAATGAATTAGAGAAAGATCTGCTTGGTGCAATGGAAAGCAAACCGTTCGACAAGTTATTTGTTCTTACAGATGAACACACAGCGCTTCATTGCCTGCCAGCCATAAAGGAACTATTACTCAAAAACAATGCAATCTCTGTTACCATCCCCGCGGGAGACATAAATAAAACACTGGAAACACTGGCCTACGTTTGGACACAACTCAGCGAAAAGGGAGCAACCCGCCACTCATTGCTTATCAACCTGGGAGGAGGGATGACTACCGATCTTGGCGGTTTTGCAGCATCAACATTTAAACGTGGTATCAGATATATCAATATCCCCACTACCCTTCTTGCAATGGTAGATGCATCTGTAGGCGGAAAGACTGGAATCAATTTCAACGGACTAAAGAATGAAATAGGAGCTTTTGCACCTGCTAGCAATGTATTGATTGAAACTGAGTTTTTAAAAACGCTTGATCAGGAAAACTTCTTTTCCGGTTATGCAGAGATGTTGAAGCACGGACTAATAAGCAACATAGAACACTGGGCAGAACTGCTTAACTTCCCTACTGACAAACTTGATTATGCCAAGCTGAAAGCCTTGGTTGGAAAATCAGTGCAGATCAAAGAAGACATTGTTGAGCAAGATCCATACGAACAAGGTATTCGTAAAGCGCTGAATCTGGGACACACCGTTGGTCACGCCTTCGAGAGTCTCTCTTTTGAAGAAGACCGTCCGGTGCTTCACGGCTACGCAGTAGCATGGGGAGTAGTTTGCGAGCTCTATCTTTCTTCTGTTAAAACAGGCTTTCCAACAGATAAACTGAGACAAACAGTTCAGTTTATAAAAGAGAACTACGGATGCTTTGCTATTGATTGCAAAATATATGATAAGCTTTATGCATACATGCTTCATGACAAAAAGAACACAGCAGGAATTATCAATTTCACTTTGCTGAAAGATGTTGGAGATATATGTATCAATCAATCAGCAAATAAGGAAGAAATTTTTGAGATGTTCGATTTTTATCGCGAGTGCATGGGGCTTTAAGCGCCAACACAAAGGATTTTTGCAATAAAAAAATCATTATTTATTTGGGGTATTTAAAAGTATTTGTAACTTTGTGCCCGATTTCGGGGTGTAGCTCAGCCCGGTTTAGAGTACGCGTCTGGGGGGCGTGTGGTCGGAAGTTCGAATCTTCTCACCCCGACTGAAAAGGATGTAAGTGCCTATTTATGGGCACTTACATTTTTTAATTGTATATTTCTTATTTCCATAAATGTATATAAGTTTTGCACGTCAATCAAAACAAAAAACAATTATGGCAAGAAAAAAAGCAATTATGATTATGCCTCGGTTGCACGATTGCTCCGGTGACATTAACAAGAAATGGTTCGTGGAATATTCTTGTAGGAATCCACGTACTGATGAAATGAAGAGATTCAGAGTATATGAAGGCTTACAACTTACAACTCCTGAAGAACGTTATACTGCAGCAGATAAGATAATTGAAGAATTATCCGAGATGCTGATCAATGGAAAATCTCCTTTTTCAAAAGAGAAAGTTATATATGAAGATGATCTAATGTATGATCATGCTGCAAGAGTATACGGTCGTCTTAAAAAAGATGTTGTTTGCATACGTACATATCTTAATGAATATCTTTTGATGAAGAAAAAAGAAGTTATTCATCATTCATACCAAACATACAAATCAAAACTGCGTATTTTCGTTATGTATCTTGATTCTAAAGGTCTTCAAGATGTTCATGTAAGTTTTATCACTCAGGAAGTAGTCTCTGATTTTATCTATTTTGTAGCAGAAAATAATAATGCTAGTCGTAGAACCGTAGTTAAGTATCAACAGATTTTAAAAAACTTTTTCAATTATCTTATTAACACGAAGAAGCTGTTGCTTAGAAATCCGGTATTCGGGATGCCTAATGTAGGAGAAATTAAAGATGAAGCTGCAATTCCTATACCAGATAAAGAACGTGAAGCCTTTAAAATCTATATGCAAAAAAAAGATCCTCAATTGTGGTTAGTGTGTATGATGGAATTTTATTGTGCGATTCGTCCACATGAAGAATTAAGGCATTTATTAATTTCTCATATAAACTGGGATAATAGGACTATAACGATTCGTAAAACTTTAGCTAAGAATAGGAATATGCAAACAGTAGATGTCCCAAATCAACTTTTTGATGAAATGATTAATATATATCACCTTAATGAATATCCAAGCGATTATTATGTATTCAGTAGAAATGGAATACCAGGTAAAATTTTATTAGGTAAAAATTATTTTAAGACTCATTTCGCCAAAATAAGAAATGATATGGGAATGCCACTTTCTTATAAATTGTACGGTTTTAAGCATACTGGCGCATGTAAACTGGCAGATGCAGGTGTTAGTACGTGGGACCTCCAGAAGCATATGCGACATGCATCTATATCTACGACTGAAGCATATATCAATAAAAGGATAGGAATAAAGAGTGATACTATTAAAAATAATTTTCCAGATATATAAAAACAAAGCCCCGGAAATAATATCTCCGGGGCTTTGTTTTTAATTTTAAATTACTCAGCAAAAAGTAAACCTACAATTCCTTTGCACACATCTCTATATGTTTGCATTGCTTGGAGTTCTGCGGCATGCTCTTCCGCTTTGTCATCATTCACTTTATCCTTGTTTAGAATAATAGCTAACTGAGATTCCTGAGAGTACCTCAGCTTAACTAAACCAGAAATGAATTCTTCTTCAGTATCATTTTTTGCTTCAATGATCGTTCCTCCATCTTCCAGATTACCGGAATAAGCATACGCCGTTACTGGATCAGGAGTTTGTTCTTCATGAGACTCTGGAACATAATCCGGAATAATCTCTTCATTAAGATATACCAAAAACTGTGAATCGGTATATCTAACATACTTTTTTCTTTCTAAATAAATTTTTCTATTCATATCTATGTAAATTTAGTAAAATTAGCACCTTTATTAGTTTGATATAATGTGATTACTGTGGCAATAGGAAGGTCTTCTTTTGAAAAGTTATCTTCAGCTTGTTCAATCATAATTCTTGATCCTGAAAATGAATACCATTCCTCCTCTTTCCATTTATATTCTTTGTTCCCATCAACGGTATCAATACGATCAATTACTTTGTATCTGATAGCAATACATCTCCTTGGACTTCCATCTTTTTCTTTTTCAATAGCACTGTTTTCTATCACAAAATCTTCAAGTAAAATAAGGAATTCTTCTTCTTTACCTCTCCTGCTCTCTGGTAATGTAGTGTCATAAATGATCTCAGCAATTTTTTTCTTATTTTCATCCGTTAGTCCTTCAAAAGGCTTCCTCATACGCCTTTTCCTGATTAATTCTCCTAGTCTCTTTTCCATTTTTAAAGTTCTTATTAAGTTTTTAGTATTCGCATGACTTGCATATCCTATTCTTGATGCAGCCTTTAGTCTCACTTCATCATCAGTGAAGCCTTTTTTTCTGAGAGATACAACCTGCCGACATAATGCTTGCTTATTTTTTTTGCTGAGTTCTGTATGGTCTTGATAGAAATTATAACCTACATAATAAAACCCACGAGATGTAATAGGAAATATCTGATAGTTATGTCTAATTTCAAGCTTTAATTCATTACCAAGATACATTCCGGACCACTCCAAAACATGGTGAAGAAAAACTTTATCTTCGTGCATTACGGAGAAATCATCTGCATACCGATAATAAAACTCTATATTATTTAGAAATTCATGATATTTGTTTGCCAGATAAATAGAGCCTTTTGCTAATTCATTAAAATCAGAAACAGTTCTTGCCTGATCTATTTTTTCCCAAATGTATCGTTGAGTATAATGCGCTACTAATTCCGGATTATTCTTTATATAAAAGCAGTTTTTTAAATCGAAATCAAATAATGACAAAATAAGATTAGCCAAGAGTTGAGCTATTTTTGTTCCGATCGGAAGACTTTTGCTTTCTCCTTTAGAGTCAATCACTTCATCAAACCATCGAAGTAGCTTTTTATCTTTGATTTTTCTCTGAATCATCCTTTTGACTATCTTATGATCAACTGTATCATAAAACTTTCGGATATCTCCTTTGAAGACATAAAATGTTTTATTCACGTCATTATTATAAAGGTCCTTCTGAAGACGGTGGAATAAATCATGTGTCCCTCTACCTTTAATACAAGAAAAAGTATTTCGTATGAATGTGCTTTTTACATAATTCTCAATGACATTTAGCACAGCCCAGTGCATTACATGGTCCTCGTATGGAAGTTTACTTATTTCACGTGGTTTAGGTTCAAGTACTGTGAAGTATGTATATTCTGATGTTTTGAAAGATTCTTCAATATATTCATGAAGAAGATTGAAAAGGTTTGTTTCCAGGTCACGTTCAAATTCAACTATATCAGGTCTTCGATGTTTTCTCTGGCTTGAGCCTTCAAATGCCAACCTAAAATTATCTATTGTCTCAATACGTTCTGATAACTTTCCTTTTCTCTTCATCATAACTGGGTCTTTCCGGTGCCCTTCGGTTTCTGTTTTAATTGGTTCTTTGGTCTGCTTTGTCCTGCGGGAACATTCGGTGCAGCCTACTAGTACCCTCCTGGTTGTATTTTTTTCGCCGGATTAAGTCATATACCTAAATCCTCTGTGGGGCGAGGTTTCTTTCAAACTTATATTTTACCGGGATATCAAACCAGACCCGGAAACAAAGTGTAGGGGGGACGAGACATTCGCATTGGCATCAGAGGGCCCATTGTTCGCATTCGCATACGAAACGCCCGCATTGCCATTGTTGTTCGCATTGCCACCACGATTAACGACACGGACGCCAGAAGAAGCGTCTGTCCGAAAGACAACCTAGAAAAAGAAAAGTTCTTTATCATTTTGCAAAAGTAGAAGAAAGTTCTATATATTGCAATTTAATACAGAACTTTCTTCAATATTAAATGGAAAAGATTTCAAAGAGCGATTTATGGACACATACGGCGCATCCGCGCCGGGGTCTCTCTGGTTACAATGATTACTTTTCGCGAGTCCCGGCAGCAACCATGGTTATGAAGGACGCTGCGAAAAGAGTATATCCAACCCAAGAACTGAACCACGGGGGCATTGTTATCGCATTACTTGCTATCAATGTATAGCAAGTTGGAAAACATGACGTTATTGCTGCTGCTATATTTCTAACGCATTTTGCAATTTTGGGTGTCTCTGCTTTCCATTTTCTTGGAATATCTCTAAAAAGCGCAATAATCTTTTTCATCTTATTTATTATTAATGTATCACTTGAAAGACGGACGGCGCATCCGCGCCGGGGTCTCTCAGGTTGCACGATTATTCAGCCAACATTGGTTCCGGATTGCATTCATCTGCGAACCAGCAGAGGGGGGACGAGACATACGCATTGGCACCAGAGGGCCCATTGTACGCATACGCACACGAAACGCCCGCATAGCCATGGTTGTTCGCAAGGCCACCACGATAAACGACACGGACGCCAGAAGAAGCGCTACCGTAGCCATAATCATTATAGTAAGTTGATTCTGAACCGGCATAAGCTTGTGGTAATAAACATCCGTTCTTGCGGAGCATACTAGTAATATAACCTTCACCTGTAGCCCAATTCCCAACTAATACTTGTTTAGCTAAATCAACCGTACTTGCAAGTTTAGTCCTTATTGATTTATTGATGTACATTTGAGCAATAGTACCATTACTTGACACAACGGCATCAGTAGTCCAACGAGATAGATATCCGTAGAAATTCTTCAGGCCAAAAAAACATGGTATCGAAGCGGTATATAATGTTGTAGCTCCATTCATAACAGCATAAGAAGATAGCCCGCAATTGTCTGCTAGTTCAACTCCTACGGAAGTTGGAAGGAATGGAAATGTTCCAAAATCTGCACTCCAGTTTCCATAAGTTGTAACTCCAGGGCCAAATCCTCCTTGTCTCAATCCATTCGCATCGAGTGCAGCATTGTATGTTGCCTGAACGTTGTTTGTTCCATAAGTCAGCACGAAAAGGTTAGCAATAATAAATGCCATTCTCTCAGTGTGAGCGTTAAACCGGTCGTCACCCTTGTTCTTTGAATAAGTGGAAAAGTCAAGAGCGGATATCTGTGTAGCGGCCCTTCCTAGTTGAGTTGTGTATAATGCATCTTTAGCTGCATCATTGTTACCTCCTCTATACTGAACGCTGTTATTTATCACGCTTACCAGCTTGCTGTTAGTCCTATCCATAACGCCTATTCCGAGTGCCGAAGTCATGAACTGAGGAATATACCAGTTATATTTTCCAGGAATCGGGCTTAGCGAAGCTGCTAAATATTCATAACTTCCTTCAATCCAATATGCTTCATAATGTGCATTTCCACCCCACATATAGTCGCCCATGCTTCCGTCAAGAGCTGCAGTAGCTCCATTGACAAAATTATAGTGGTTTGTCGAACTCAGTTTGCTTGCTACTCCTCCGTTAAGAAGATAACAACCTAGATTTAACAATGAAGGAAGATTCTTCAAATAATCAAGATCGCCGTAAGGTTCCCATGTAGAAGAAGCATTTGATAAATTTCTTCTTCGGCACGCATAGCGATAACTCTTCAATAGGCTGGCCTTAACATATCCAAATGTCTGGCCTGAATTGCTAAAACATAATAGTCTATCATCCGCATTAAATGTTGATAGATCGGCTGGAGCTCCTGCAGCTCCTGGTTTCAATTCAATTGTTTCCATATATTTTATTTAATAAATTATTAATTCCAATCGTTATCAAATTCACTAACCATGAACCATCCTAAACCTAGCAGATTAGAGGCAGGTACAGGATACATAAAACCTGAAATATTAACCCATAGCCCCGCTTTACCTCCAACTATTTGCCAGTCTGCTCCATTTTTATATATCCAAACATTGTTATTATCATCATTGGCATTAATAAGAATAAGTTCCTTAGATATAGACCCGATGATATTGTATCGGTAGCTCCCTGACGTTTTAATTACTAGTAAATCCACCGCGAATCCTGCATAATCTAGCGCGGTTCCATAGAGAGGAATTTCATAATAAGTTCTTCCGGACGAATCAGTCTTAGCAGCCAGGTCTACATATGTTCCAGCACTATCAGGTCCTTTAGTATAGTAATATGCGTAAGTGCCCATTACTACCATCATGTTCCGTTGACGTGATCCAAAGCTTCCACGGCACCACACATCAGATGTATAATTGCGATATCCACGGCTCTCTTGAGAATTATATCCTTGATGATACATGTCTCCACTGAACCACATTTTACCGTCTGCGCCAAAATTTATTCCGCCTACAATATCTCCGTTATCATTTACACATGATAGGTTTTTGAATGATCCGGATACTGCTTTAAGTATACCTTCAAACGAGCTGTTACCGGTTGCATGCAAGTTGGCGCAATTGATTAGGCCGGTTAAAAAGTCAATAAAGATGTTAGGTATGAAGCTGCTTGATGAACCAACATTATCAGGGTCAAAAGATTTATAATCGCCTTCCGATTCTTTAGCTGCTCCAGTACCTGTTTTACCGTATTGACTAAGCATATAGTCTCCGGAAAATATTGCAGAAGCAAGTTTACCAAAATCACTGAATAACATCTCAGTAATAACATACTTGAACATATCGAAAGGAATCCAAATGGCATTCTCACCGTTGGCCGCATAGTCATCAGATGGGTCTACTCCTTTAGACGTTCCTTCCTTATCCATCACATAGTAAATAGCGCCATCTAAAACATAAGGTGCCACTCTATTTGTGCACTTATATTCTATATTAGGGTCATATTTACCAGCCGGATAAGCTTTTTGTCCACGTGGACCAGTTGCTCCATCTTCCGGAGCTGGTTCTAATGTTTCGGTCGTTGATATCATCAGAATTGCGTTATATTAGCTGAAATTTGAACGGTAACTCCTTTGCTTGAACTAACAAGAGCTCCTGTTACAGTATGCGAAGCTACATTCGTATCAGTGTCAACCACTACTCCAGCGTTGGTGCGCATTGTGAACTTGAAGTAATATCCTGTAACTTCAGAATTATCAGACCGTTTACGAACTTTCGGAGTATAGGTCATATTCTCTGTTTTTTTAAGGATAGTCCCGGCGCTTGATTTGCCTTTGTCAATATAATAAGGATCATGAGTGTCGCTGGCAACAAAACCTTTCATATATGCTTTACCGTTATAAGTAGCGCATGCATAGTATTCTTCCTGACCTTCTACTGCTCCGTCGTATAGCGTTAAAACATTCCCATTAATTTCAGTAACACCGGCTACATTTGCAACGCTAACTAATCCTGCATCGGTAGCTTTCTTCCAGCTCCATGCTGCAGCATCAAGGTTAACGGCTACCCCAGCATTTGAGAATCCGGCTGTTGCTACAATCTTATCCGTATCATTATCTATAACAAAGTCTCCGTTCAGCGCTGTAACGTTGATATCGAATGAATCTCCTGTACTTTCTCTTATGTATATA
This genomic interval from uncultured Bacteroides sp. contains the following:
- the cls gene encoding cardiolipin synthase, yielding MDWSSIFNDLFSVIYNILYFGVIIGMVILVILDNRNPVKTMAWVLILTFLPFVGLVFYFFFGRSTRRERIISKKSYNRLMKKPMAEFVAQESYELPADQYQVAQLFRNTNQALPFEGNEVEIFTDGYSKLQALIRELMQAKHHIHMEYYIFENDPVGRLVRDVLIDKAREGVEVRLIYDDVGCWHVPNRFFEEMIEAGIEVRAFLKVRFPVFTSKVNYRNHRKIVVIDGCLGFVGGMNIAVRYIRGFDWGIWRDTHVMIKGKAVHGLQTTFLLDWYFVDQTLLTSSRFFPALDSVGESLVQIVTSEPTAEWKEIMQGLCLAINSAKKYFYIQTPYFLPTEPLLAALQTAALAGVDIRIMLPEHADATITHLASRSYLKDILRAGVKVFFYQKGFLHSKLMVSDDALCTVGSTNMDFRSFEHNFEVNAFMYDEPTALRMKEIFLLDQRDCISVYLKNWEKRPWRQKVKESVVRVLSPLL
- a CDS encoding TonB-dependent receptor yields the protein MKHKLTLLMLCLFSILSLEAQTNRALVTGKVIDNTTKTPVEQAAIRVLSLPDSSFVTGVSSKKDGSFAIASLTKGRYVMKISFIGYAPLTKSFQITSAKPSVNFGEVPMKPDAVMLKGATVTAEAPPVTVKEDTMVYNASAYRVPEGSMLEDLVKKIPGAEVGTDGSITVNGKQIKKIMVDGKEFFSSDPKVAMKNLPVNMIENVKAYDKKSDLARITGIDDGDEETVLDLTVKKGMKKGLIGNLIAGTGSQNRYETGAMASQFKDNSQFTVVGSANNTNNQGFSEFGDAGQGMSGNAGSGINASKSIGMNFAKSTDKLEVGGNIKYGKSDKDARMKSSTENFLGQSSSFGTAENASRRFRDDVNGDFRLEWRPDTLTNIIFRPNISYSHTNSFSNGVSATFNNSHASVNDRKSKSDGISNNMSLGGNIQINRKLNNKGRSITLRAESGYNKSNSDNYSYSDTYFYKNDSASLGDHRDQYIDNNGNSYNYKLQMVYVEPVFNKRFLQLRYSFQNSYSASDKYAYNAMDDYPYETAFDNKNYNSDYVDLLSNSLSNRYMTHQFELSLRTIRTKYMYNIGFSLEPQTSKSNTTVGPNKGKDISQNVLNFSPTFDFHYRFSKQEQLRIMYRGRSSAPDINNLQAVIDNTDLLNIRNGNPDLKPSYSNRFMLFFNNYMQESQRSVMMNLSFNNTLNSVASKRTYNENTGAWISNLVNVNGNWNTQGFLSFNTPFPNKKFTLSTFSNASYSDAVSFTSLNNVSNPQKSTTHNLNLGQRMTGNYRSDLFDFSLNGAINYSLAKNNVQKSNRETFNYLFGANTNINLPWSIFLSSDVNYNIKRGYSDALQKNEILWNAQLSKNFLAKNNATIRFKIYDILHQQSNLSRTISETMMQDIEYNTLGSYFMVHFVYRFNTLGGKAPRSRRFGPDDHGPSDGPRERRGGYGGGGFGPGGGPGGMM
- a CDS encoding tyrosine-type recombinase/integrase, producing MARKKAIMIMPRLHDCSGDINKKWFVEYSCRNPRTDEMKRFRVYEGLQLTTPEERYTAADKIIEELSEMLINGKSPFSKEKVIYEDDLMYDHAARVYGRLKKDVVCIRTYLNEYLLMKKKEVIHHSYQTYKSKLRIFVMYLDSKGLQDVHVSFITQEVVSDFIYFVAENNNASRRTVVKYQQILKNFFNYLINTKKLLLRNPVFGMPNVGEIKDEAAIPIPDKEREAFKIYMQKKDPQLWLVCMMEFYCAIRPHEELRHLLISHINWDNRTITIRKTLAKNRNMQTVDVPNQLFDEMINIYHLNEYPSDYYVFSRNGIPGKILLGKNYFKTHFAKIRNDMGMPLSYKLYGFKHTGACKLADAGVSTWDLQKHMRHASISTTEAYINKRIGIKSDTIKNNFPDI
- the aroB gene encoding 3-dehydroquinate synthase, translated to MNKQEVILCNELEKDLLGAMESKPFDKLFVLTDEHTALHCLPAIKELLLKNNAISVTIPAGDINKTLETLAYVWTQLSEKGATRHSLLINLGGGMTTDLGGFAASTFKRGIRYINIPTTLLAMVDASVGGKTGINFNGLKNEIGAFAPASNVLIETEFLKTLDQENFFSGYAEMLKHGLISNIEHWAELLNFPTDKLDYAKLKALVGKSVQIKEDIVEQDPYEQGIRKALNLGHTVGHAFESLSFEEDRPVLHGYAVAWGVVCELYLSSVKTGFPTDKLRQTVQFIKENYGCFAIDCKIYDKLYAYMLHDKKNTAGIINFTLLKDVGDICINQSANKEEIFEMFDFYRECMGL